One genomic window of Procambarus clarkii isolate CNS0578487 chromosome 43, FALCON_Pclarkii_2.0, whole genome shotgun sequence includes the following:
- the LOC138349892 gene encoding uncharacterized protein: MYEGPATACTYQNPLELKRGLLANNLHNKSQGLALGGSSAMMTSPLNIKSEEMVAPDWSACTYRFPGLTSCGGVDPLKAVTSMGVRGDDAKMGGYPTSLLPHLRHHPDLGANEHPAVISSGVTSAVSASGGGGGGGGGLALPAAATTPDGRDTPLDHKPSGESSIMEVYTVGLLYYGAPIHWGHPPRPQAFR; this comes from the exons ATGTATGAAGGGCCGGCGACAGCTTGCACTTACCAGAACCCGCTCGAGCTCAAGCGGGGActcctcgctaacaacctccataATAAATCACAAG GTCTGGCACTAGGGGGCAGCTCAGCCATGATGACGTCACCACTGAACATCAAGAGCGAGGAGATGGTGGCTCCTGATTGGTCAGCCTGCACCTACAG GTTCCCGGGGCTGACGAGCTGCGGGGGCGTGGACCCCCTCAAGGCCGTCACCTCCATGGGGGTCCGTGGGGACGACGCCAAGATGGGGGGCTACCCCAcctctctcctcccccacctCAGACACCACCCAGACCTGGGCGCCAACGAGCACCCGGCCGTTATTTCGTCTGGCGTTACTTCGGCGGTGTCGGCGAGCGGGGGCGGGGGAGGCGGTGGTGGCGGCCTGGCcctgcccgccgccgccaccaccccggACGGCAGGGACACCCCCCTCGACCACAAGCCTTCAGGTGAGTCCTCTATAATGGAGGTTTATACAGTAGGGCTGTTGTATTATGGGGCCCCGATACACTGGGGACACCCCCCTCGACCACAAGCCTTCAGGTGA